The nucleotide window CTCATCGGTATCGGCGCTTCCAAGGAAATCCCCGGCAAGATCAAGGCTCTCGGCGGTAAAAAACCCCTGGTCGTCACCGATCCCGGCATCGTCGCCACCGGAATCCTGAAACAGGTCACCGACATCCTTGATGACGCCAAGGTCAAGTACGAAGTCTACGACAAGACTATCCCCAACCCGACCGATGCCAACGTCGCCGAAGGCGTTGAGGTCTACAAGAAAGCCAAGTGCGACAGCCTGATCACTCTGGGCGGCGGTTCCTCCCATGATTGCGGCAAGGGCATTGGCCTGGTCGTTTCCAACGGCGGCACCATTCATGATTACGAAGGCGTGGACAAGTCCACCAAGCCCATGCCGCCCTACGTCGCCGTCAACACCACGGCCGGCACCGCTTCCGAGATGACCCGTTTCTGCATCATCACCGATCTTTCCCGCAAGGTTAAGATGGCCATCGTGGATTGGCGCGTCACTCCCGGCATCGCCCTGGATGACCCGCTGCTGATGGTCGGCATGCCTCCGGCGCTGACCGCCGCCACCGGCATGGACGCCCTTACCCACGCCGTGGAAGCCTACGTTTCCACCATCGCCACCCCCATGACCGACGCCTGCGCCGAGAAGGCCATCGAGCTGATCTTCACGCACCTGCGCCCCGCAGTGGCCAACGGCCAGGACATCGTTGCCCGTGAAGGCATGTGCTTCGCACAGTACCTCGCCGGTATGGCGTTCAACAACGCCTCTCTGGGTCACGTCCACGCCATGGCTCACCAGCTCGGCGGCTTCTACGACCTTCCGCATGGCGAATGCAACGCCATCCTGCTGCCTCACGTGGAGAAGTTCAACCTCATCGCCAAGATCGACCGCTTCGTCAAGATGGCCGAGATCATGGGCGAGAACATCGAAGGCAAGTCCCCGCGCGACGCGGCCGAACTGGCCCTGGAAGCCATCAAGAAGCTGTCCGCCGACGTCGGCATTCCTTCCGGCCTGGTCGAGCTCGGCAAGCGCTATGGCAAGGATGTCAAGGCCAAGGACATCGCTACCATGACCGGCAACGCCCAGAAGGACGCCTGCGGTTTCACCAATCCCCGTTGTCCCACCGACGACGACGTCACCGCCATCTACACGGCCGCCCTGTAAGCAGAAGAACGACCGGGGAGGGCATGCCTTCCCCGGTCCTTGTTCCGGTGTGATTCGGACCATCCCGGCGTCCAACTTTCAAACGACACGGACATTACATGACCACGGTATTACTCAATAAATCCTACGACGCGGACTTTGTCGGCCAAGTGGAAAAGGAAAGCGAGCAGAATCTGTCCCTCTGCTATCAATGCGGGAATTGCACGGCGGGATGCCCCTATTCCTCCTTTTACGACTACCCCGTCAGCCAGATCGTCCGTCTCACCCAAACAGGTCAGCGGGAAACGGTCCTCTCTTCCAGGGCCCTGTGGCTGTGCGCCTCCTGCGAGTCCTGCACCACGCGATGCCCCAACAACATCGACGTGGCCCGGGTCATGGACGTTCTGCGGCACATGGCGCGCCGGGCCGGGCACAAGCCCGAGCCCGAGATCAAGATTTTCTGGGACACCTTCCTGAACTCCGTCGAGAAGCACGGCCGTGTTTTCGAGATGGGGCTCATGGCGAAATACATCGTCAAGACCGGGCGCGTCATGACCGATGCCGACCTGGGCATGGATCTTCTGCCCAAGGGCAAGTTGAGCTTCAGGGCGCATGACATCGTCGGCAAGCAGAACGTGGCCGATATTTTCAAACGCTTTAATAAGGAGCGTGAATCGTGAGTCCCACCTACGCCTACTACCCCGGCTGTTCCGGGTTGGGAACCTCCGCAGAGTATGATCGATCCACGCGCGCGGTCTGCAAGACGCTGGGCATCGAGTTGGTGGACATCCCGGACTGGAGTTGTTGCGGCTCGACCCCTGCGCATACGGTGGACCATGCCTTGTCCTGCGCTCTTTCGGCCCGCAATATCGGCCAGGCGGAGAAATTGGACGTGGAGGGGATCATCACTCCCTGTCCCAGCTGCCTGACCAATCTCAAGACGGCCAGCCACCGCATGCGCAACCCGGAGTTCAAGGCCCGGGTTGAAAAGCTGCTTGACGAACCCGTCGAGAACCGGTTGCCCGTCATGTCCGTCCTCCAGGTCCTGTTCGAGCAGGTCGGCCCCCGGCGGATAGCCGACCGGGTTACCGAGTCCCTGTCGGGACTCCGCCTGGCCCCGTACTACGGCTGCATCATGAACCGGCCCCCCGAGATCATGGATTTCGACGACTGCGAAAATCCCATTGCCATGGACCGGTTGATGGCCGCCCTGGGCGCGGACATCGCTCCCTTCCCGCTGAAGGTCGAGTGCTGCGGCGCGTCGTTCGGCGTGGCCCGCAAGGGCATGGTCATGAAGCTTTCCGGCAAGCTGCTGGACGCCGCCGAGGACGTGCGGGCCGACGCCATGGTCACTGCCTGTCCCCTGTGCCAGATGAATCTGGATCTGCGGCAGAAGCAGATCAACGCGGCCAACAACGCACGGCACAACATGCCGGTGTT belongs to Pseudodesulfovibrio portus and includes:
- a CDS encoding iron-containing alcohol dehydrogenase, whose protein sequence is MAVREQVNGFFIPSVTLIGIGASKEIPGKIKALGGKKPLVVTDPGIVATGILKQVTDILDDAKVKYEVYDKTIPNPTDANVAEGVEVYKKAKCDSLITLGGGSSHDCGKGIGLVVSNGGTIHDYEGVDKSTKPMPPYVAVNTTAGTASEMTRFCIITDLSRKVKMAIVDWRVTPGIALDDPLLMVGMPPALTAATGMDALTHAVEAYVSTIATPMTDACAEKAIELIFTHLRPAVANGQDIVAREGMCFAQYLAGMAFNNASLGHVHAMAHQLGGFYDLPHGECNAILLPHVEKFNLIAKIDRFVKMAEIMGENIEGKSPRDAAELALEAIKKLSADVGIPSGLVELGKRYGKDVKAKDIATMTGNAQKDACGFTNPRCPTDDDVTAIYTAAL
- a CDS encoding 4Fe-4S dicluster domain-containing protein, yielding MTTVLLNKSYDADFVGQVEKESEQNLSLCYQCGNCTAGCPYSSFYDYPVSQIVRLTQTGQRETVLSSRALWLCASCESCTTRCPNNIDVARVMDVLRHMARRAGHKPEPEIKIFWDTFLNSVEKHGRVFEMGLMAKYIVKTGRVMTDADLGMDLLPKGKLSFRAHDIVGKQNVADIFKRFNKERES
- a CDS encoding CoB--CoM heterodisulfide reductase iron-sulfur subunit B family protein, encoding MSPTYAYYPGCSGLGTSAEYDRSTRAVCKTLGIELVDIPDWSCCGSTPAHTVDHALSCALSARNIGQAEKLDVEGIITPCPSCLTNLKTASHRMRNPEFKARVEKLLDEPVENRLPVMSVLQVLFEQVGPRRIADRVTESLSGLRLAPYYGCIMNRPPEIMDFDDCENPIAMDRLMAALGADIAPFPLKVECCGASFGVARKGMVMKLSGKLLDAAEDVRADAMVTACPLCQMNLDLRQKQINAANNARHNMPVFYYTQLIGKALGLGEDSLMLDNLIVRPVGAFRKMEEVRRSAS